The genomic region ACCGTGATCGCGGAACCGCCAAGGCGGCCCTCGACCGTCAGCGCCGGCACCGGGGAAACGGCCATCAGCGCAGCCTTGGATTCGGCCGCGCCGACGAAGCCGACCGGACAGCCGATGATTGCCGCGGGCCGTGGGCAGTCCCGGTCCTCCAGCATGTTGAGGAGATGGAACAGCGCGGTCGGCGCATTGCCGATCGCCACGATCGCGCCGTCGAGATGCGGCCGCCACAGCTCCAGGGCCGCGGCCGAACGGGTGTTGCGCATGGACTGCGCGAGCGCGGGAACGGTCTCGTCGCCCAGCGTGCAGATGACGGCGTTGGCGGCGGGAAGCCGCGCCCGCGTAATTCCTTCAGAGACCATGCGCGCGTCGCACAGGATCGGTGCGCCCTTCTGCAAGGCCGCGCGTGCGGCGACCGCCATGCCTGATGTGAAGCGGATATGCGCTTCGAGGCCCACCATGCCGGCGGCATGGATCATCCGCACCACCACCTGCTCCTCGTCCGGCGTGAAGCGCGCAAGATCGGCTTCGGCCCGGATGGTGGCAAAGGACTGCCGGTAGATCGCAGCGCCGTCGGTCTCGTACGTGTGCGGCATCAGTGCCCTCCCATCAGGATGGAGGGATCTTTGACGATGTCGTCGCGATTCAGCCCGCGCAGGATGGGCTCATCGCGCGTCGACCCGGCGCGCACGAGATCGAAGCCTGCGCCGGTCGCGACCAGAGTGATGGCGGCGGGACCAGAATGGGCGCAGCCCTTGGCACAGCCGGAGACGTGTAGCCGTGCGGCCGCGCCGATGTTCGGCGCCAGGGCCGCGGCAAGGCCACGGGTATCGGCATGCGCCTCGCGACAGCGTGGCGCACCGCTACAGGCGATGACGCGCAGCGCAGGGTCGTAGGCCTCGGTGATCAGGCCGGTCGCGTTCGGCATCACGCGCTTGGCTTCGCTCAAAACCATCCGCCACGGCGTCATGCGCAGCGCATGTCCGCAACCGGCGAACTGGTTGAGCGTTGCATGCGCCATCTGTCCGAAGGCGACCCCGACCATCGCACCTTGCGCATAGAGGCCGGGACGCGCCGCGGCCATGATCGGCGCCGGCTCGGCCTCGCCGCGCAATGCCGCCGGCAAGATTGCACCGGCTGCAAGATGCGCCGCCATCCGCCCTCGCCCGCCTCTCGCGCCGCCGGAGGTCACGAACCAGCCGGCGAATGCGAGCGCGGTGGTCACGGCCTCGCCACGTGGGACCGAGCGGCCGAGTTTGTCGCCATCAGCCCGTACCAGCAGTCCGCCGGAACCATCGCGCTCGATCCGCACGTCGGCGGAATCGCCCGCAAGCACGCGTGAGGTGCCGTCGTCGATGGCGAAGCCGAACTTGGTTGGAAGTTCGAGCTGGCTGTCGGCGAGCGCCTCCTCGAGCTCGGCGGCGAGCGATTGGGTCTCGTCCCCGCTACGCCAGAACGGCGTCACAAGGATGTTGCGACGGGATTCGGTCTCCGCATCCGGGTCGAGCAGCGCCAGTTGGGAAAGGCCATCGAGCAGCAGCCTGTGGCTGGTCTCGTTGACGCCCCTGATCTGGAGATTGGCCCGGCTGGTCACGTCGATCAGGCCATTGCCATGGCGTTCGGCGAGATGAGCCAGTCCGGAGATCTGCGCCGCGTCGAGCCGTCCGCCGAACGGACGCACGCGGGCCACCAGCCCGTCGCCCGATTGCATCGGGCGCAGCGCGCCGGGACACCAGCCCTTGACCACGGAAGCACTCATGAGGCCTCCCGCAGCGCAGCCGCAATCGAGTTGCGGCGCGTTCGCCAGAGCGAGGCTTCATGCAGGCGCGTGAAACACGTTTCCATCGCGGCGAGTGCCGCCGGATTTTCGCGGGCCATGAAGGCGTGGACGTAGTCATGGCCGAGCGTCGC from Bradyrhizobium lupini harbors:
- a CDS encoding precorrin-8X methylmutase, with translation MPHTYETDGAAIYRQSFATIRAEADLARFTPDEEQVVVRMIHAAGMVGLEAHIRFTSGMAVAARAALQKGAPILCDARMVSEGITRARLPAANAVICTLGDETVPALAQSMRNTRSAAALELWRPHLDGAIVAIGNAPTALFHLLNMLEDRDCPRPAAIIGCPVGFVGAAESKAALMAVSPVPALTVEGRLGGSAITVAAVNALASRSE
- the cobG gene encoding precorrin-3B synthase, with the translated sequence MSASVVKGWCPGALRPMQSGDGLVARVRPFGGRLDAAQISGLAHLAERHGNGLIDVTSRANLQIRGVNETSHRLLLDGLSQLALLDPDAETESRRNILVTPFWRSGDETQSLAAELEEALADSQLELPTKFGFAIDDGTSRVLAGDSADVRIERDGSGGLLVRADGDKLGRSVPRGEAVTTALAFAGWFVTSGGARGGRGRMAAHLAAGAILPAALRGEAEPAPIMAAARPGLYAQGAMVGVAFGQMAHATLNQFAGCGHALRMTPWRMVLSEAKRVMPNATGLITEAYDPALRVIACSGAPRCREAHADTRGLAAALAPNIGAAARLHVSGCAKGCAHSGPAAITLVATGAGFDLVRAGSTRDEPILRGLNRDDIVKDPSILMGGH